The following proteins are co-located in the Phycisphaerae bacterium genome:
- a CDS encoding TonB-dependent receptor, which produces MLMTRTAFFLTLICGSASQTSGNETLTHGSAAPAASQPASAPGNEFTTDDIDLLTLEVPIVVTASRHEQKINTLPFAATIITAEDIRASGARNVPDALRLAAGVDVADITYNIAAVSPRGGQGALARKTLVLVDGRQVFDTLFGGTLWGNWPFQLEDIARIEIIRGPGGVTWGANAVYGVINIITKDPAEQQGLTVTGGGGSRGAQKEHLGYGFSDHKLRLRVSGEYEGSDGFRRGGSLLAGLEDDLKIGRSGVHAIYDAGPADKITLSGGHGLTDGGVSVAPLAKLFSSKNPTAQASFILGKWEHQVAPDNQFALNAYVNDYYACHGTRSVDYRYQQIALQFTDTIKNRDGHTLTWGLDTRTDLLDASNSDPYLMSKDFASTAIIGLYVNDEWQFAPRWRLDLGARIDYEFYGGFEPSGRVALSRELSDTSFVYAAVARAFQMPPLGIRFMQIPMLGGLAHMTSDQDVDAEQVIAYELGYRGEFFKRLQTNANLFCNQTDNMYIGHLRPGPPGLLQEYFENGVRGWTYGAELDARYPVNPQLTLLGNYTFERFDTNGSYRGAYIDEISQPRHKFMVGTRYSPLDRVHLSAHLYYVDSVSAVSPLFPQFRQSFDSYFRLDLRGEYEFWKDRGSVAVGVRNLLDPDHPEGSTAFSNHGEAPRMVYAEVRLVFK; this is translated from the coding sequence ATGCTGATGACACGCACAGCCTTCTTTCTTACCCTGATCTGCGGATCTGCCAGCCAAACGAGCGGAAACGAGACCTTGACGCACGGTTCCGCTGCCCCGGCGGCCAGTCAGCCGGCCAGCGCCCCCGGGAATGAGTTCACCACCGACGACATCGACCTGCTCACCCTGGAAGTCCCTATCGTCGTGACCGCATCGAGGCATGAACAGAAGATCAACACCCTCCCGTTTGCCGCGACGATCATTACCGCCGAGGACATCCGAGCCTCGGGGGCCCGAAACGTCCCGGACGCGCTGCGGCTGGCCGCCGGTGTCGATGTGGCCGACATCACCTACAACATCGCGGCCGTGTCACCCCGCGGAGGGCAAGGCGCTCTCGCCCGAAAGACGCTGGTACTGGTGGACGGTCGCCAGGTGTTTGACACGCTCTTCGGAGGAACGCTGTGGGGCAACTGGCCGTTCCAGCTTGAGGACATCGCTCGAATCGAGATCATCCGCGGCCCAGGCGGCGTGACCTGGGGAGCCAACGCGGTCTACGGGGTGATCAACATCATCACCAAGGATCCTGCCGAGCAGCAAGGGCTGACGGTGACCGGAGGCGGCGGTTCGCGCGGTGCTCAGAAGGAACACCTCGGGTACGGTTTCTCCGACCACAAGCTTCGGCTGCGCGTTTCCGGCGAATATGAAGGCAGCGATGGTTTCCGTCGCGGCGGCTCGCTCCTGGCCGGCCTGGAGGACGACCTCAAGATCGGACGTTCCGGGGTGCACGCGATCTACGACGCCGGGCCGGCCGACAAGATCACCCTTTCCGGCGGACACGGGCTGACGGACGGCGGCGTTTCGGTGGCGCCGCTGGCCAAGCTCTTCAGCTCCAAGAATCCCACGGCTCAGGCTTCCTTCATTCTCGGCAAGTGGGAACACCAGGTTGCCCCGGACAACCAATTCGCCCTGAACGCCTACGTCAACGACTACTACGCGTGCCACGGCACCCGCTCGGTGGACTACCGCTATCAGCAGATTGCCCTTCAATTCACTGACACGATCAAGAACCGGGACGGCCACACGCTCACCTGGGGGCTCGACACCCGAACGGACCTACTTGATGCCTCCAACTCGGACCCCTATCTGATGAGCAAGGATTTCGCCTCCACGGCGATCATCGGCTTGTACGTCAACGACGAATGGCAGTTTGCCCCCCGGTGGAGGCTCGATCTGGGCGCCAGGATCGACTACGAATTCTATGGCGGGTTCGAGCCCAGCGGGCGCGTGGCCCTGTCCCGCGAGCTCTCGGATACCTCCTTCGTCTACGCGGCGGTGGCCCGGGCCTTCCAGATGCCGCCGTTGGGCATCCGGTTCATGCAAATACCGATGCTCGGCGGGCTAGCTCACATGACGTCCGACCAGGACGTCGACGCCGAACAGGTCATCGCCTATGAACTGGGCTATCGAGGCGAGTTCTTCAAGCGGCTCCAGACCAACGCCAACCTGTTCTGCAATCAGACCGACAACATGTACATTGGTCATCTGCGCCCCGGCCCGCCCGGCCTGCTGCAGGAGTACTTCGAGAACGGTGTCCGAGGCTGGACCTATGGGGCCGAGCTGGATGCCCGGTACCCCGTCAACCCGCAGCTGACGCTGCTGGGCAACTACACCTTCGAGCGGTTCGACACCAACGGTTCATACCGCGGGGCTTACATCGACGAGATCAGTCAGCCCCGCCATAAGTTCATGGTCGGCACGCGATACAGCCCGCTCGATCGAGTGCACCTCTCCGCCCATCTCTACTACGTCGATTCGGTCTCAGCGGTAAGCCCGCTGTTTCCCCAGTTCCGCCAGAGTTTTGACTCCTACTTCCGGCTCGACTTGCGCGGGGAATACGAGTTCTGGAAAGACCGAGGCTCGGTGGCCGTGGGCGTGCGCAACCTGCTCGACCCCGACCACCCAGAGGGAAGCACGGCGTTCTCGAATCACGGGGAGGCCCCGCGCATGGTGTACGCGGAGGTACGGCTGGTCTTCAAGTAG
- a CDS encoding response regulator yields the protein MGLKGRALIFCVLLLAGTVGTLSTSLSYLHHRTAVRNVHQQAMIQAKSIGRTAEPDILLNDAKGLQRLLQATGEAGQFRLGQITDPEGKILARSGQSPPGGEPELPPVSVRPRQPDAFLVTSENEEVIVWVPVCWRANDLDLGPLPAEESEDPKTGVGVPIGYVCLSYSMAPLRAEMWRHLMLSAVISGGVILIGLLVTFGVVRHVLTPVEDLARTAAAIADGDLSKRASEDAIGEIGTLAESFNHMAETIRQYTESLEEQVHERTIELTDALRRAEAATLAKSEFLANMSHEIRTPLTAIMGYTDILIEESYSRAAQEPLGIVKRNGQHLLQIINDILDLSKIECGKMEIERVAMPLVGLIAEIKSLMQIRVEAKGLSFRIEYAGEIPETIESDPTRVRQILINLVGNAIKFTEAGGVRLQVRFVEAAGPDIVEQVSVTLDSEGEAGAQVRIRPGDPCLEIQVIDTGIGMDSEQIGRLFQPFSQGDTSMTRRFGGTGLGLAISRRLAQRLGGTVTVRSELGRGSTFTLLLATGPLEGVRRIAKPDDVIITESVVERTTEPPAEPKDLGARILLAEDGPDNQRLISFVLKKAGAAVVVAENGKVAVEMVRAAQREGRPFDLVLMDMQMPVLDGYGATGQLRRMGCSAPIIALTAHAMAGDKDKCLSAGCTDYATKPIDRRVLLDVIRRCLGNAASTAQATPSV from the coding sequence TTGGGTCTCAAGGGACGGGCGTTAATCTTCTGTGTTTTGTTGCTGGCCGGCACCGTCGGCACGCTGAGCACGTCGCTCAGCTACCTGCATCACCGCACGGCCGTCCGGAATGTCCACCAACAAGCGATGATCCAGGCGAAGTCCATTGGACGAACTGCCGAGCCGGACATCCTGTTGAACGATGCGAAGGGTCTTCAGCGGCTTCTGCAGGCGACTGGGGAGGCTGGCCAGTTCCGACTTGGCCAGATTACGGATCCGGAGGGCAAAATCCTGGCTCGGTCCGGGCAATCTCCGCCTGGGGGCGAGCCTGAGCTTCCCCCGGTCAGCGTCCGCCCGAGACAGCCGGATGCGTTCCTGGTGACCTCCGAGAATGAGGAGGTCATCGTGTGGGTGCCCGTATGCTGGCGGGCCAACGATCTGGACCTCGGCCCGCTTCCTGCGGAGGAGAGCGAGGACCCCAAGACCGGCGTCGGCGTCCCGATCGGCTATGTGTGCCTGAGTTACTCGATGGCTCCGCTCCGTGCCGAGATGTGGCGGCACCTCATGCTCAGCGCGGTGATATCGGGTGGGGTCATCCTGATCGGCCTGCTGGTGACGTTCGGCGTGGTTCGCCACGTGTTGACTCCGGTCGAAGACCTGGCCCGTACGGCGGCGGCTATTGCCGACGGCGATCTGTCCAAGCGGGCCAGCGAGGATGCGATCGGAGAGATCGGGACGCTCGCCGAGTCCTTCAATCACATGGCCGAGACCATCCGCCAGTACACTGAGAGCCTGGAGGAGCAGGTTCACGAGCGGACCATCGAGTTGACCGATGCCCTCCGGCGGGCCGAGGCGGCGACCCTGGCCAAGAGTGAATTCCTGGCCAACATGAGTCACGAGATACGCACTCCACTCACGGCCATCATGGGCTACACTGACATTCTGATTGAGGAGAGCTACAGCCGGGCGGCCCAGGAACCGCTGGGGATTGTCAAGCGCAATGGGCAGCATCTGCTGCAGATCATCAACGACATCCTCGACCTGTCCAAGATTGAATGCGGCAAGATGGAGATCGAGCGTGTTGCGATGCCGTTGGTCGGTCTGATTGCCGAGATCAAGTCGCTGATGCAGATACGCGTGGAGGCGAAAGGTCTGAGCTTCCGCATCGAGTACGCGGGTGAGATTCCGGAGACCATTGAGAGCGATCCGACCCGCGTTCGCCAGATTCTGATCAACCTGGTCGGCAACGCGATCAAGTTCACGGAAGCGGGCGGCGTCCGGCTTCAGGTGCGGTTTGTCGAAGCCGCCGGGCCGGACATTGTTGAGCAGGTGTCGGTCACGCTGGACAGCGAGGGCGAAGCCGGCGCCCAGGTCCGAATCAGGCCGGGGGATCCTTGCCTTGAGATCCAAGTCATTGACACGGGGATCGGCATGGACAGCGAGCAGATCGGTCGTCTGTTCCAGCCGTTTTCTCAGGGGGACACCTCCATGACCCGCCGGTTTGGCGGTACCGGTCTCGGCCTGGCCATCAGTCGTCGTCTCGCCCAGCGGCTGGGGGGTACGGTCACGGTTCGAAGCGAGCTGGGCAGGGGAAGCACGTTCACGTTGCTTCTTGCCACCGGTCCGCTGGAAGGGGTACGCCGGATCGCGAAGCCCGACGACGTGATCATCACCGAGTCGGTGGTCGAACGTACGACCGAGCCACCAGCGGAGCCCAAGGACCTGGGCGCTCGAATCCTCCTGGCCGAGGATGGGCCGGATAACCAGCGTCTGATTTCCTTCGTGCTGAAGAAAGCCGGTGCCGCCGTTGTCGTGGCGGAGAACGGGAAGGTAGCGGTCGAGATGGTGCGAGCGGCCCAGCGGGAAGGTCGGCCGTTCGATCTGGTGCTGATGGACATGCAGATGCCGGTTCTCGATGGTTACGGTGCGACCGGTCAACTTCGCAGGATGGGTTGTTCGGCGCCGATCATTGCCCTCACTGCCCATGCCATGGCCGGTGACAAGGACAAGTGTCTATCCGCCGGTTGCACGGACTACGCGACGAAGCCGATTGATCGCAGGGTGCTCCTCGATGTCATCCGGCGGTGTCTTGGGAACGCAGCCTCCACGGCCCAGGCCACCCCATCGGTTTGA
- a CDS encoding aminotransferase class V-fold PLP-dependent enzyme: MTKPTWLLDPSIVMLNHGAFGACPRPVLELQARLRKRMEERPVPFLVRDMFPLLDESRRCLASLVGGRPENLVFVHNATAAVNAVVRSLRFRPGDQLLVTDHGYNACSNVVRYVARRQDAEAVVAKVPVPIQSPQEVLDAVLGCVTDRTRLAVLDHVTSPTAAVFPIQELVRRLAERGVDVLVDGAHAPGMLPLDLDQLGAAYYTGNCHKWLCAPKGSAFLYVRPDRQEGIQPPIISHGYNQPRLGYTSFQDAFDWQGTDDPTAWLCVGQAIRFVSTLVPSGLDGLMRHNRETVLAARRMLCHRLGTQPACSEEMIGSIAAVRLPDVPAATEPADPAAPVPLPRLGRILADRFSIEVPVFYWPAPRQAMLRVAAQVYNNAGQYDRLADALTELL; encoded by the coding sequence ATGACCAAGCCTACCTGGTTACTCGATCCGTCTATCGTCATGCTCAACCACGGCGCTTTCGGGGCTTGCCCCAGGCCAGTGCTGGAGTTGCAGGCCCGGCTGCGCAAACGCATGGAGGAGCGGCCGGTCCCCTTCCTGGTACGCGATATGTTCCCGCTCCTGGACGAGTCCCGGCGATGCCTGGCAAGCCTCGTGGGCGGCCGACCGGAAAACCTGGTCTTCGTCCACAACGCCACCGCGGCCGTCAACGCGGTCGTGCGATCACTTCGCTTCCGACCAGGCGACCAGCTGCTGGTGACCGATCACGGCTATAACGCCTGCTCCAACGTGGTTCGATATGTCGCCCGGCGCCAGGACGCCGAAGCGGTCGTCGCCAAAGTGCCCGTCCCGATCCAATCGCCCCAGGAGGTTCTGGATGCCGTTCTCGGCTGCGTGACCGACCGAACGCGGCTGGCCGTGCTCGACCACGTCACCAGCCCGACCGCGGCTGTCTTCCCGATCCAGGAACTGGTCCGGCGGCTGGCCGAACGCGGCGTCGATGTCCTCGTGGACGGGGCTCACGCCCCCGGGATGCTGCCGCTGGATCTCGATCAGCTCGGGGCAGCCTACTACACCGGCAACTGCCATAAGTGGCTATGCGCACCAAAAGGATCTGCATTCCTCTATGTCCGGCCCGACCGGCAGGAGGGCATCCAGCCGCCGATCATCAGCCACGGCTACAACCAGCCCCGGCTCGGCTACACCAGCTTCCAGGACGCTTTCGACTGGCAAGGTACGGACGATCCCACCGCCTGGCTCTGCGTGGGCCAGGCCATCCGGTTCGTGTCAACCCTGGTGCCCAGCGGCCTCGACGGACTGATGCGGCACAACCGCGAGACCGTCCTGGCCGCGCGGCGGATGCTCTGCCATCGACTCGGCACCCAGCCGGCGTGCTCGGAAGAGATGATCGGCTCAATTGCCGCCGTCAGGCTGCCGGACGTGCCCGCCGCCACCGAGCCCGCCGACCCGGCCGCACCCGTGCCCCTGCCCCGCCTGGGCCGGATCTTGGCCGATCGCTTCTCGATCGAGGTCCCCGTGTTCTACTGGCCGGCACCACGCCAGGCCATGCTGCGCGTCGCCGCCCAGGTGTACAACAACGCAGGGCAGTACGATCGCCTCGCCGATGCCCTGACGGAGCTGCTCTAA